The sequence AGATGACTTATCattagggctgcaactaacgactaCTCTGATAGACGATTAATCGACTCATCGTATTCTGAATGTCACAAATCctcaattgctcttatttaCAGCTTTCAGATTTAATTTGAGGTTGTTCGAGGCAAAATAAAGATCgatacttcattaaaaaaaaaattatttgaataaGCTTTGTTGCATATAAGGGtactgttgacacaaaagcaaaaagaaaaatcacgtTTTTGTCCAATTATAACCAAGGACAGGCAAagtgctaataaaaaaaaattatttaaattcaagtttccctttttcctgttAACATAAAGAACAGGGAAAGtatcagaaagaaaaacatcagaaaaactAAACTACAGTCTTCTTCGGACTGCataattgtgattaaaaaagacatttgtcAGGCAATAGTAAAACATTATGCTTTTAAACTcgttaaaaaaagtttaaaccatatttttgtaatggattctagaatcctACGCACAGGTATATACGTTTTGTATAGCAAGCTAGCTAACAGGTTATCTTACCAAGGCGAGTCTGAAACGTTTACGTTAAGATGTCAAATTTTTGTTGACAAAgtgaaataatgataataataataggaaaaatccttacaatttcaatagggcctcccaccgtaggtgctcgggccctaataaatatGATCCtattaagtgtttttttggaACTGATAGATCTCGGCTTACATTTGGAATTAAAAAGTAATCTTGGCTAAAAAAGGTTGTTTACCACTGGGTTAGAACATTGATATCCAAGGCAATATACATTTTGACTGTAGTAGGACAAGATGGAGTACTGGTTGGGTATAAATAACCAACCAGGCGGCAGCTCTACCAGatgcatatttttttcatatagtttactttatttatctGTTGTTCATGTATCAAAGATAATCTTTATCTTCCTGCATGCATTTTCTAAATAAAGAGATTCAACTTAAAGCTGGGAAACTATGGACTGTTTAGagtggaagaaaaaagagaagaacagggaagagaggggagaaaacaaAATCTTCATGGCCTGATCACCCTTTGCCAAAGTTTGaggttatttattcatttatttttatttactgttattattgggaaaaaaaaacatttgttttcacagtaCTGATTATTAACATAATATTATTGGTGTATCATTTCTTATGAAATTAATTGttaaatttcagttttttccttttatccacaacacagaaggagaagaacaGTAAATATTGACAACTAGAAATGaaagagtttgaaaatgtaagtaCTCACAACAGCTATTGTTTCAGGCTCACAGTAAAGAGTGGGACTGCAGCAGGCACACCATTGGCTGAATCTGAGGATATTCAGTTGTTAAGTCATGACATGTGATATCTGTTTCCAGGTCCAAGCTCTGGTCCCTGACTGTTATTGTGGAACTCGCATGGTTAAATAGTTTAAATACGAAGCAAAACTGCAAGTTAGTTTTTTGCAAATTTTTTAGGAATCCTGACAAAAACATTATAATGGTTCTGACTTTTCTCACCCTAAGCTTTAACACAGCAGCTGTTTTAGTGTAAACTGAGCTTAATGCTGCAGATGCAAATGCACTAATAGGTCACTTACAAAGAAACCTGTCCCATGTCTCACGTTAACAACGGTGAAATAGTTTTGAATCAAGTACAAGTAAGCTAAGCAGCATCTAAATTAAGATCTGAAATTTACAGATTGTCTTAAGCTACTGCCACTGAGAGAGTGCAGTGTGACTGTTTTTCAGGTTCCGAGGGGTGGGCTACAAGGAGGGATTTGAAAGAGGAAAATGCAGAGGATTGCAGGAGGGCCACAGACATGGGGCCTCTCATGGCGCCAAGTTGTCAATTGAGgtgagtgattttttttctatgaTGTGAAGCTTAATGTCAGTTTTTCAGAGAGCTTATTCATTTGGCACAAGCataattatatatgtatatatatgtataagtaTATGACAGTAATTATGTTGTCTTCATTCGACAAGAACTAGTCTTTACAACCTTCCTATGTCAGAAATATTGAGAATATACATGGTCAGTCTTTCTTTTATGATTAGGAAGGGTAGTGTTACTTTCAAGTTGCTTACTGCCTCTGGCCCTCTAACCCCCTACAGATGTCCTTCTATTATGGGTTTGCCATCACATGGAAGTGCCTTCTCCAAAATAAAACGGAAATCAAATCAAGGTACAGTCTCTACAAACAAAGCAGACAACTACCATCACTTTTTACGTCAACACTCTGGAGCAGTATAATGATTGGTCTCATATTCTACATACTTCAATAAGTAAAACAATAGGAAGTAGTAGTGACAAGGGCAGCAACTAGGGCTGGTCGATATAACAATATCCATAATTATCCCAACATAACTTTTCCTCCATATAGATTTAAGACGATAGTCTTAGGTCGATATACGTCGATAGAACTCATCTCGTCAATGTCAcgtcaacacaaacagccaatgagaatgAAAATAGCGCAGCGCCAAACAATCATGTGGCTGGAATAGAGTAACACCCAAATCAAGTTAGGTTGACACACAGAACAGAGCTGCAGAAGAGCAACAGCACACTTCATTTTTGGGCtactgcagagaggaggacgacTCTTCTTCAATGCAGTTActgaacattaaaatgttttcagctACGTTCATAGACATACCttgacacacacagtcaggacatcaggaTTAAAGTGACCGGAACGATCAAGAGTCATGATCCGCCATCAacaattaataactaaatacatgtgttTATCAGTCTGTGGGTGAAGAGGGGCAGATACGAGCAGAGATACatacacactcctgcagacagaaatTCCTCCCACAGATTACAATGTAATTCAGTGTATTAACTTCACTGTTGCAAAAGAAGTGACACCCCGTTTATccagaaacataaatataaatttagcaggtttttataaagatcagttgtacgtgtgagtgattagaaaaaatcagaggagcagagtcacttgttAACCTGCGGAGTAATGCGCCTCACTGCAGTGGCGCTgatttaagataagatacaacTTTCATGATCCATGCCACCGTGGGTAAGTCAGTTGTTACAGTAGCAGTCACATCAGAATGAGGAGcacaagagaataaagaaataaaaaaaatgatatgcagtagaataaaaaatgaaactttaaaaaatgctgAGAATGTACACCTTTTCCCATAAGGTGGTTTGTATGAAATGTTAtaagtaaagtgcagtggcacaggatgattgcaCTAGCAAATGGACGGTTCAGAATTTGTCACCTCGCATCTGGCAGAAAGATGCAGTGGGGTATGGAGGGGCTGAGCAGACCAATGTGTTGCATGTAGCTTTTCATTGAAATTTAATTTTACTAATTTGAAAGAGTTATAAATACAACATCCATGTGTTGGATaccacggtaaaaaaaaaatgattttctaaGATACCATGTACTTGAACTTGAAACATGAACTTCtttgttaaaatatttgaaaaattgAAAACATACATACAAAGACATACAAATAATAGAGCATAGCACAACATAATAAAGTGCAATTAATGGTCAAAGTGCAACAACTAATGTCCCTAGTCACATTCCAGACTTCAAGGCATCTTTTCCAAAGGTACtgtgcaaaacaaaacagtggcTATAACAGTGCAGCcattcatatgttgaacgtgaaTGAAAGTGAGGTtcatgttcattttttaaatcatcatcgtatcaggccatcatgaaataccaggagctgaggaatgtgtgtgtgtgtgcgcgcgctcaCAGATAGCGGACACACaacaggccccggggctccgcccctcgccccTCTCACATGCTCAGAGAcccacacagtgagatcagagctcgttcacatgaagcagccgctcagtgactgacaggCAGCTTCTTTTCattggaaacagtgaaaacacagagtttctctggtctcagctgctcagagatcagcgtcgcagctccagaagaggcgcagcagcgatgctaacagctggcatCAGCGCTCACAGTGCTTATGGTGCTTAAAAAAACtgggcatcgtctgtgttttgttattataGTATCGTAAGTATCGGTTCTCGTGACATCTCTAAGTATTAAACCCTGTCCATTATAAAGCTGTAGAGGGTACAGTGGGTGCCTAACAGTATATTTTGTGGTACTTTACTCTCATTTTTGCATCAGTTATGCTACTGTTGTATAGTCACTACTGCAGGGCTTGCACTTTGCATCCAGTAATGTACATTCTTAGCGTATTAAATAAAATTTAGCATTACTTTTGAATTCAGCCATTGACAAATGTTGATCTTTGTTGACTGCTTCTTGTAAAAATGCTAAGCTTATTAACTTAGACTGAAATACTTTTCCTTACAGGGAAAGGCTCTCCCACCCACGTCCTTACTATTACTTTTGACGACCCTGTGTTAGCCCCCacccagactgctaggaactTGGGTGTGACACTCAACAGTCAACtttcccttactgccaacattactgcaacaacatgtttctgtagatacatgctgcacaacatcataGAATATGTCCCCTTCTCATGCAGAAGAtggcgcaggttctggtccagtctctggtcatctcacgcctggACTATTGCagctccctcctggcaggtctacctgctagtgccatccgacctctgcaactcatccagaatgcagcaccTCGACTCGtctttaaccaacctaaattcactcagaCTACTCAGCTCCTCAGGTCCATTCACTGGTTatcagtggctgctcgcatccgatTCAAAACATTGATACTTGCGTACCGTGCTGTAAACTGTGTTAAATAGGCCACCTGTTAAGATGGATGTCTATTATAGATGGTCGAGAGGTGAGATATGTCACATGAtctatgtcacatgattggagcagcgcagctccAGTTGGCTGCATGAattagctcgcaggcgtcgctcCAAAAAACTTCATActactgatcaggtcctgataactgATGAGTGTTTAACAGTTAaagtgagagccagtcagagtggaggaggaaaatgtgtgcatgtgtgctgttTGTTAGCACGGTTCTAGTTTCTGTAATGTTAGTTGCTAATAACTTAAAAGACAGCTAATAACTTTAATCTCTATTCATGCTTCACACAAATTGCACTGGATGTTTTTGTGTTACACATTTTTGAAACGGAAATGATGGTGATATTTTCAGGAGTGGAGCCTGTTccagaaactgctgctgcttgaaaCTTCCATTAAACCactaacttttctttttcatgccACAAAGTGGGGCAATTGAAACCCAaatcaaacaaagaaatgcaatctcgtttaatttaatttgatttattgttgttgcCGTTGCTTCGATGTCACGGCATACACACAATTTTATACCCGGTAAGCCTGTACTAAGCTGTAGTACCGGGCCAGCTGCgctcattttaaatattgtttgtttcattctCTTCGGAGTTTATTAgacaaaaacattgaaaaaaactaCTGCTAAAACACAACCTAGAGGAAACACTGATTTAATGCCTTACaattataaacacattttttcaaatgttcattCGGTTGATAAACTTGTTACACATGTACAGTAACAGTGGCACAGGGACTGTTCAGAGATTAATTCCTTGATGAACTGTTTCTCTAAACGTCGCAAGATTCAaatcagagtttgtgtttgtgtctgtgtgccttcAGAAAGCGTATAAAAACTCTGGAGACTCTCTTGGGTTTAATCCAAAACTCTTCTCACAATGATCCACAGTCTGCAACACTACAGGAGGAATTGGAGAAGCTTCGGGCCAAGTTCAGACAGGTACTCAACTGTTATTGATGAAAGATATCTTTGTATGGAGGTAATCATACTGGAATTAATTTATTTGCAGCAGATGTCCAATGTCACTTGTACATTAGCTGTTGTAGCCACTCCATGGCTCAGTTACTGTAAATTACCATTGTTTTTCCATCTTAACTATGTTACTGATCAATGGTTTGTTTAATACAGAGGTAAATTTTTAAGTAACAATGTGCTGGTTTGctcaaatatttgtgttaaagCCTATATCCATCGGCAGGTTATTTCTTATACTAAATCCAGCCAACTGTCTCATCTCAAAGGTTTGTTTGTCATACGCCGATGAGCTGTTTTTATAAGTAACTATGCCATTTATCCAATCCCGACATTATGACTTTTTTGAAAGAATATGGTATAGTTTCTTGTATTATGAGTTAAATCTGACGAAATCATAAATCTTCCCAAGCATTACAGCTGCTCAAAGCCTTTCATAAACACATTTGCAAATTAACAATGAACTAAATATCTGAGTATGGTGGTGTCTGAGACATAGCCGGCTTGCTCAAAGCAAACTTTAAGCCATGTTTTGAGTGCATTTGACTAATGGTGTTCCCAGCTCCCCATCTCTTTGGCAGTCAGAATCAATTCCAAAAAAATTACATTCTTTCCAAATTTCTATTCCTATTCCAAAATATATAGATCTTCTTAACATCAATTGACAAAATAATCTCAAATATAATTTGGAACACGAAGAAACCAAGAATTATGAAATCGTATTGCTGGATGAGTCAATGGGAGCTCCTGATTTCTGCCTCTACTACTGGGCGTGTATTGTTCACGGTCTCTCTTTTATAATATGAAGAATGTAAATTTTTGGGAATTGATTCTGACTTCCAAAGAGATGGGGAGATGGGAACACCTTTAGCTTAAATGTGTCAAAACATGTCTTTGAACAAGCCGGCCATGTCTCCGTCACCGCCATACTCAGATATTTAGCTCAATGTTAATTTGAGTGGCAAAAGTTTGTATGAAAGGCTTTGTGCAGCTGTACAGATTAAGACAAGAATCTGTAACATATTCTTTTAAAATAGTCATAATGTCGGGAATGGATTCAAACTGCTTAGTTACCTATAAAAACAGCTCAACGGCGTATGCCAGACAAAAGTTTGACGAGACAGGCGGCTAGATTTAGTATAAGAAATAACCTGCCCATGGATATAGGCTTTAAAAGCCTCCCAGAGTGTTCCTCTTGATACCTCTCCGATCTCATTATTACAGATATTGGTCTCTATCTGGTCagaaataaattcaacaaaacactttatttagACATATAGTACAAACGTATTGATCTGCTGAAAAAGTAAGCTGAACTTTTAGTTACCCTTAGCACAGATTAAATACCTGTCCCACCATATTTAGTAACCTCTGCACTAAACACACTTAGCTGCCCACGATCTGTTTAGAAAGAGAGATTTGTATAGCATAATAACCTAGACATGTCAATATAAAAGTGCATAGTTATATCAATAGTGATATACAGTAGCAAATAAGCCATATATGCTGTATAAGAGGAGTTGATAATTGTCTCCATGTTGTCAACTCTTTTGAATGGAGCATCGAATACTGTAAGTGGCCCCTTCAGTCGGGGTAACAGGCAAAACTGTAAACACCAGAGCTTTAGTTTGCCAGAAGCATGGACTGGATGATGTTCTTAAGGCCACTGCTCATATCCAGCTTCAGTTGCTGGACCTGCTTGCAGTCTGTGAGGCTTGCACCATTGCATCTTCCAATGCTTTTTATAGGTTTGTCAGATTCCGTTGGAATGGGTTCTTCATTAATGTCGAACCTATGATCTGATCTCTTACCTTTGCTTATTAAGATGCTTCTTAAACTTgatggacaaaaacaacataaaggAAATTATGGAGATTactcacaaaaaaataaatttcaGACTTTCCAAATATGTCCCGGGGTGGAGGTTAGGGTCCCGCTTATGTGTGAAGTAATCAGTCTGATTCCTGTAAACAAATACTGTGGTAACACGTTTGTGTAATGCTGTTTAATAGATGCAATGTCAAATAATCAgtatatttccttttatttatgatattcatataataaaaatagaatatagattataatcatatttttcatttttttctgggTAGTGGAAGGAAGCAAAGACATGTCATAAATATTTTTATACAGTCTGGTACACAGAGGCAAATGGCCGACGCCGCTGCTCCTGCTTTGAAGCCTGTCTTATATCAGTCTCAGTATGACTCTCCTGCCTGTCTATCATGTAATGTTCCTTTATTAGTAGAGCAGTTAAAGCAGACAGCTAACTTCTGTCTGCTATCATCTAGGTCTGCTCTATGTTGAATGTCCCAACTGACTTCAAGGATCACATCAAAACCTCCCAGGGGACCTCTTTCTGAATCACTCTTGAtcgtgatgatgaagaggaggagctgagaggacACCTGCAATCCGGATAGGGGAGGATCAGGATGAGCTGCTCTCAGTCAGCAGTCCTGCTGTTCCTCTcacaggaggcagcagcaggtgacTGGTCTGTGGTACCTTTATTGTGTAAGGCAGTGACAGCAAGGGATTGGTCTCTGCTCTCAGGTTCTGGTGACATTTACTCGAACAGTAAGAAGAGATGACTGTTTTTATCTGTAGAGGGAATCTTTTGTTAAAAGACTGGATTAATTGCAGTGGCTCAGTGTGTTACAGGACCTGAATTGAGAACCTGTTAATGTAATAAACCGACTGCACGACATTGAGTTGTTTTCAACACAATTTCTTCTTTGATGTCCATTTACCGAGATTTGCCTTGATGGAACTTCCAATACTTTTCAATTGTGTAGGATTACAATATGTTTTCTTTGAGGTACTTTTTTGaggtacatttttttaaaatgtttgttcttAAATTGTTTGATCAAATGATGTCATCAAGAAGAAAATGAGTCCTTACATTAATAAAGAATTTTTCATCTACTACACACGGCAGTGTGGTTGTACAGGCTATCATTCAAATATCACAAGCAACATCTTTAAACCTTGAAGTTAATTGGTGAAGCTTACACTAATTACCTTCAAATTCTGAAATGTGTGTTGGTTTAAATACACCAACGAAGTAGCCAtcctaaacatgcctgtttggaacCATTCATTCTGAcagataaaataacattttaatttgtgcaa comes from Platichthys flesus chromosome 1, fPlaFle2.1, whole genome shotgun sequence and encodes:
- the lto1 gene encoding protein LTO1 homolog isoform X1; amino-acid sequence: MAGGRGHEELFDSIFLADERFRGVGYKEGFERGKCRGLQEGHRHGASHGAKLSIEMSFYYGFAITWKCLLQNKTEIKSRKRIKTLETLLGLIQNSSHNDPQSATLQEELEKLRAKFRQVCSMLNVPTDFKDHIKTSQGTSF
- the lto1 gene encoding protein LTO1 homolog isoform X2 — its product is MFRGVGYKEGFERGKCRGLQEGHRHGASHGAKLSIEMSFYYGFAITWKCLLQNKTEIKSRKRIKTLETLLGLIQNSSHNDPQSATLQEELEKLRAKFRQVCSMLNVPTDFKDHIKTSQGTSF